The following coding sequences lie in one Prionailurus viverrinus isolate Anna chromosome X, UM_Priviv_1.0, whole genome shotgun sequence genomic window:
- the LOC125157025 gene encoding LOW QUALITY PROTEIN: uncharacterized protein LOC125157025 (The sequence of the model RefSeq protein was modified relative to this genomic sequence to represent the inferred CDS: inserted 5 bases in 4 codons; deleted 3 bases in 2 codons; substituted 4 bases at 4 genomic stop codons) yields MLPDQLNQQGLKIAPEKVQRSTPFSYLGLRMFNTQIRPLIQTIPNNVRILNHVQKLLGTINWIRPLLGITNAHLTNLLALLSVEIWSPHQSREDWEFPRNEWSFSNCLGTFFKVPIPSRPTDPLLRRFWASPLLAARLSPSFCHDSLVPLEQRGCKPRIASHDNPRGNPLAAGHIHGFLSPCSDPPEESLFVPVGGGSPIGPQPYRFRRRVQVLTCQVSSSPAGMAEQGWPGATKWETAEIQAGCAFSLANPHSITTSSFSQTSGNNGPAQLGFPIREPNMLGNQDGTLVEKPSGTRRWRSRWIRDSGLLWNPSQLVKLYHGVVETPRISSSEPKIPENDSDWQDTAQKTVFETTLVYSHRGPKQSSRTEIATHVKRKTAFPVTSKPFSNDQPHIIVPSKEHEGPIIPPLMRGLIKAKQEGDLELIQPVSEIFPVTLNAFSPNAQYPNGSYNAEYSQIPGLLSAFADTERLILKDWEMLARTVLSRAEYLQFMTWWEDQAKIHGERNVHDNIPIDKEQLCGQGQYSQLRDQCGLSDQAIQQPSLGVVTVRTGIYGPLGKGTVGLIFGRSSLTLKGIHVHPGVIDCDYENEIQVMILAGNPYTIQPGDKIAQLLILPYIEGQSNPVIRTGGFGSTGKQLYWQTFLKDLRPKIHLKINNKSFIVLLDTGADVTIISEKFWPSSWPVENIPVIFTGLGSLGGIKRSQQIMRCEGPEDQITTLKPYVANIAINLWGRDLLQQWGAYINIPSISTQNKNIMCAMGYDPLKELDKTQQGNKTPLDIFPQTQSHKARISKCILAAPAREQKYALSLKWFIDEPIWIEQRPLSQEKLAALKSLASQQLEARYIEPSTSPWNSPVFVIEKKSGKWRMLTDLRAINKIIQPMGALQPGLPTPAAIPGDWKIIIVDLKDCFFSIPLSPKDSERFAFSLPGISLGGSSGIPPPQAHQTPSQRVVPETDRIQMGQSQSIPLSLLVANFRDVRTRGQNLSLDIRRGKLITLCRSEWPTFSVGWPHEGTFCLPIIAKVKSKIFLPDREGHPDQIPYILVWQDLVGNPPSWLAPFLSSGACKALAMWPADPPKPKTPSAPLYPILTDREPGGREVAAAPEPGGREAAAAPGPIENETNHKGPAGGTRGLTQREPNPRLPGSTVALPLWEIGPPDETGIPRLQYWPFFTSDLYNWKTQNTRFSDNTKDLIALLDSVMFTHQPTWDDCQQLLRILFTTEEXERIQLEARKLVPGDDGQPTSNPDLINAPFPLTRPPQDEWDYNTAEGRGRLLIYRQTLMAGLQAAARKPTNLAKLYSVIQGKTESPAAYLERLMEAFRQFTPMNPEIPENQAAVVMSFVNQAAPDIKKKKKKKKKKNLQRLEDLEGKQIQDLLCIAQQVYNNRDAPEERQIKATEKMTKVLAAIVQKEQPPPEGTQTTRPPRRHLDKDQCAYCKEKGHWIRECPKKKQPRPSQGQWQPKTAPILFTQDTEXGGRGLDPLPEPRVMLQVEGIPVQFLVDTGAQHSVLVKPHGKVSEKSSWVQEATRIKKYPWTTQRTVDLRTGKVTHSFLVIPDSPCPLLGRDLLTKMGAQIHFQPGGPTVTDFHNQPISVLTVRLEDEYRLHQKPTPLDQGIEPWLQRFPDAWAETGGMGLAKHRPALFIEVKPGTDPVRVRQYPMPAEAKNGITPHIRRLLDFGVLRTCHSAWNTPLLPVRKPNSGEYRPVQDLREVNKRVMDIHPTVPNSYTLLSALSPEKQWYTVLDLKDAFFSLPLAPKSQELFAFEWTDPDRGINGQLTWTRLPQXFKNSPTLFDEALHEDLSTXQHPNITLLQYVDDLLIAAETPKTCIQGTEGLLRTLGTLDYRASAKKAQICKSEVTYLGYLLKGGQRWLTDARKETVLRIPRPQTPRQVREFLGSAGFCRLWIPRFAELAKPLYQATKDHQPFSWTEEAEQAFQQIKTALLSVPALGLPDVSKPFHLYVDESRGIAKVVLTQHLGPWHRPVAYXKKLDPVAAGWPPCLRIIAATALMVKDADKLTMGQELQVTTPHAIGGILKQPPDRWLSNARLTHYQGLLLNPHKIIFTPPPTALNPASLLPDPDMGTPLHDCSDILAQVYGIREDLQDQPLSDADAIWFTDGSSFVHQGQRYAGAAMTSETEVVWAEALPPGTSAQKAELIALTQALKLGRDRKLTVYTDSRYVFATAHVHGAIHRERGLLTAEGKDIKNKEEILALLAAIWEPKKLAIVHCPGHQKTTDPVSQGNNLADRTAKNIARPPAQLLTLQLPDPGPRELPPKKLGWQVLERIHHSTHLGSRRMLDLMRQSGLRIKNVSDKVDQVVTKCTVCQLNNASSNPQTSGARQRGSRLGTYWEVDFTEVKPGKYGYKYLLVFVDTFSGWTEAFPTKNETAXIVAKKILEEILPRYGFPVMIGSDNGPAFVSKVSQGLASILGVDWKLHCAYRPQSSGQVERMNRTLKETLTKLTMETGAKWVVLLPYALFRVHNSPYKLGLTPYEIMHGRPPPIIPNLKDDLVKTENDNGLELLLSLQALQRVHEDVWPKLKELYETGAPPIPHQFXPGDWVLVKRHRQXRLEPRWKGPFQVILTTPTAIKVDRIAAWIHYTHAKPVDPFSDLIGPSKTTWTVDRTKDNPLKLTLRHQRTKP; encoded by the exons TGGAAATATGGAGTCCACATCAGTCCAGAGAAGACTGGGAATTTCCCCGAAATGAATGGAGTTTCAGCAACTGCTTGGGAACATTCTTTAAAGTCCCCATCCCGAG TAGGCCCActgaccccttgctaaggaggttctgggCCTCCCCCCTTTTGGCGGCTAGACTTTCCCCATCCTTTTGTCACGACTCTCTTGTGCCTCTGGAGCAAAGAGGGTGTAAGCCTCGCATCGCCTCGCATGATAATCCCCGGGGGAATCCCCTTGCTGCTGGTCATATTCATGGGTTTCTCAGCCCCTGCTCTGATCCCCCAGAGGAGAGCCTCTTCGTAccggtggggggagggagcccG ATTgggccccagccttaccggttcCGACGTCGGGTCCAGGTCCTCACCTGCCAAGTCTCCTCCAGTCCGGCAGGAATGGCGGAGCAGGGTTGGCCCGGGGCGACCAAGTGGGAGACTGCTGAAATTCAGGCAGGGTGCGCCTTCTCCCTTGCGAATCCTCATTCCATCACCACCTCGTCATTCTCCCAAACCAGTGGCAACAATGGGCCGGCGCAGTTGGGTTTCCCAATCAGGGAACCAAATATGTTAGGGAACCAGGATGGAAcgctggtggaaaaaccaagcggcactcggagGTGGAGATCTCGGTGGATCAGAG ATTCTGGACTTCTGTGGAACCCCTCTCAGTTGGTGAAGCTGTACCATGGCGTGGTGGAGACCCCCAGGATATCTTCCAGTGAACCAAAAATTCCAGAGAATGACTCTGA TTGGCAGGATACGGCACAGAAAACAGTCTTCGAGACTACTTTGGTTTACAGTCACAGAGGACCGAAACAGAGCAGTAGGACAG aaattgCTACTCATGTTAAACGAAAGACTGCCTTTCCAGTCACTTCCAAACCTTTTTCTAATGACCAGCCTCACATAATAGTTCCTTCCAAGGAACATGAAGGCCCTATCATTCCACCTCTGATGCGAGGGTTGATAAAAGCTAAGCAGGAAGGAGATTTAGAATTGATACAACCGGTATCAGAAATATTTCCGGTTACTCTGAATGCTTTTTCACCAAATGCACAATATCCTAATGGAAGCTATAATGCTGAATACTCTCAGATCCct GGCTTACTTTCAGCATTTGCTGACACCGAACGCTTGATTCTTAAAGATTGGGAAATGTTGGCTAGAACTGTTTTATCCCGTGctgaatatttacaatttatgACTTGGTGGGAAGATCAAGCTAAGATTCATGGGGAAAGAAACGTTCATGATAATATTCCTATTGACAAGGAACAACTTTGTGGACAAGGACAATATTCTCAACTAAGAGATCAATGTGGTTTGAGTGATCAAGCAATACAACAA CCTTCCTTGGGTGTCGTTACAGTTAGAACAGGAATCTATGGACCTTTGGGAAAAGGCACAGTAGGCCTTATTTTTGGACGGAGTAGTCTTACACTTAAAGGTATTCATGTGCATCCTGGTGTTATTGACTgtgattatgaaaatgaaattcaagttaTGATACTGGCCGGTAACCCTTATACTATTCAACCAGGAGATAAAATTGCTCAATTACTTATTCTTCCTTATATAGAGGGCCAAAGCAATCCTGTTATCAGAACTGGAGGTTTTGGCAGTACTGGGAAACAACTATATTGGCAAACTTTTTTGAAAGATCTTCGCCccaaaatacatcttaaaattaataataaatcttttataGTATTACTAGACACTGGAGCTGACGTTACCATCATATCTGAAAAGTTTTGGCCTTCATCTTGGCCTGTTGAGAACATACCTGTAATTTTTACAGGACTTGGCTCCTTAGGGGGAATAAAAAGAAGTCAACAGATTATGAGATGTGAAGGACCCGAGGATCAGATAACAACTCTTAAACCCTATGTGGCTAACATTGCCATTAATCTGTGGGGTAGAGATTTACTTCAACAGTGGGGTGCATATATTAATATCCCATCTATAtctactcaaaataaaaatataatgtgtgcCATGGGATATGACCCACTGAAGGAATTAGATAAAACTCAACAAGGCAATAAAACACCCCTCGATATTTTTCCCCAAACACAAAGCCACAAGGCTAGGATATCCAAATGTATCCTAGCGGCCCCTGCCAGAGAACAAAAATATGCGCTGTCTTTAAAATGGTTTATTGATGAGCCCATATGGATAGAGCAGCGGCCGCTTTCTCAAGAAAAACTGGCAGCTTTAAAATCTTTAGCTTCTCAACAATTAGAGGCGAGGTATATTGAACCTTCAACTAGTCCCTGGAATTCTCCGGTTTTTGTCAtagaaaagaaatctggaaaatggagaatgCTGACTGATCTCCGagccataaataaaatcatacaaccTATGGGGGCTCTACAGCCTGGCCTTCCGACGCCTGCTGCTATCCCTGGAGATTGGAAAATTATAATTGTTGATCTTAAGGATTGttttttctccattcccttaaGCCCTAAAGATTCGGAGAGATTTGCGTTCTCCCTTCCT GGCATATCACTTGGGGGCTCGTCcgggatcccccccccccaagcccacCAGACCCCAAGCCAACGGGTCGTCCCTGAGACCGATCG GATACAGATGGGCCAATCTCAAagcattcctctttctctccttgttgCTAACTTCAGAGATGTTAGAACCAGAGGACAGAATTTGAGTCTAGACATCCGGAGGGGAAAATTAATAACCCTCTGCCGCTCCGAATGGCCAACCTTCAGCGTTGGATGGCCACACGAAGGAACTTTTTGCCTCCCTATAATCGCTAAGGTGAAGTCAAAGATTTTTCTACCGGATCGCGAGGGGCACCCCGATCAGATTCCCTACATTCTAGTATGGCAAGATTTGGTAGGAAATCCACCCTCTTGGTTGGCCCCCTTCCTGTCATCAGGAGCATGTAAGGCCCTTGCCATGTGGCCCGCAGACCCCCCAAAGCCAAAGACGCCATCTGCACCCTTGTATCCCATATTGACCGATA GGGAACCGGGAGGACGGGAAGTGGCAGCTGCGCCGGAACCAGGAGGACGGGAGGCAGCAGCCGCGCCGGGCCCCATTGAAAACGAAACCAACCACAAGGGGCCAGCCGGCGGAACCCGCGGGCTCACCCAGCGTGAGCCAAACCCTCGCCTCCCCGGCTCCACTGTGGCCCTACCCCTGTGGGAAATAGGACCCCCAGATGAAACAGGCATCCCCCGACTCCAGTATTGGCCCTTTTTCACCAGTGACCTGTACAACTGGAAAACACAGAACACTCGATTCTCTGATAACACTAAAGACCTAATAGCTCTTTTAGACAGTGTCATGTTCACCCACCAGCCCACCTGGGACGACTGTCAGCAGCTCCTCCGCATCCTGTTCACTACAGAGGAGTGAGAGAGGATCCAATTAGAAGCAAGAAAGCTGGTTCCCGGAGACGACGGTCAGCCGACATCTAACCCTGACCTCATTAATGCGCCTTTCCCCCTAACCAGACCTCCACAGGATGAATGGGACTACAACACGGCAGAAGGTAGGGGAAGGCTACTCATTTATCGCCAGACTCTGATGGCGGGTCTCCAGGCTGCTGCTCGCAAGCCCACCAATTTGGCTAAGCTATATTCggtcatacagggaaagacagagagtccAGCTGCTTACTTAGAGAGACTAATGGAAGCCTTTAGACAGTTTACCCCCATGAATCCAGAAATCCCTGAGAACCAGGCTGCTGTCGTTATGTCCTTTGTAAATCAAGCAGCtcctgacataaaaaaaaaaaaaaaaaaaaaaaaaaaaaaaaacctccaaaggcTAGAGGATTTAGAAGGTAAACAGATCCAGGATCTGCTCTGTATAGCACAACAGGTCTACAACAACAGGGACGCCCCAGAAGAGAGACAGATCAAGGCCACAGAGAAAATGACTAAAGTCCTGGCCGCTATAGTCCAGAAAGAACAGCCACCCCCAGAAGGCACTCAAACAACACGCCCTCCCAGGCGGCACTTAGATAAAGATCAATGCGCCTATTGTAAAGAAAAAGGCCACTGGATACGAGAATGCCCCAAGAAGAAACAACCCCGCCCCAGCCAAGGACAATGGCAGCCTAAAACAGCTCCCATACTGTTTACCCAAGATACAGAATAGGGAGGACGGGGTTTGGATCCCCTCCCCGAACCTAGGGTAATGTTGCAAGTGGAGGGGATCCCGGTCCAGTTCCTAGTTGACACCGGGGCACAACACTCAGTTCTGGTCAAGCCCCATGGAAAAGTATCTGAAAAATCATCCTGGGTACAAGAGGCCACCAGAATAAAAAAGTACCCTTGGACAACTCAAAGGACTGTAGACTTAAGGACTGGGAAGGTAACCCATTCCTTCCTGGTCATTCCCGACAGCCCCTGCCCCCTGTTGGGGAGGGATTTGCTTACCAAAATGGGGGCCCAAATTCATTTCCAACCGGGAGGACCCACAGTGACTGACTTTCACAACCAACCCATATCTGTACTCACTGTGAGACTGGAAGATGAATACAGGCTGCATCAGAAACCCACTCCTCTGGATCAGGGTATCGAGCCCTGGCTTCAACGCTTCCCAGACGCGTGGGCAGAAACGGGTGGTATGGGGCTAGCAAAACATCGCCCAGCCCTATTTATAGAGGTCAAGCCTGGGACGGACCCCGTCCGCGTGCGCCAATACCCTATGCCCGCGGAAGCCAAAAATGGCATCACACCGCATATCCGCCGCCTCCTTGACTTCGGGGTCCTACGCACCTGCCACTCAGCATGGAATACC CCCCTGCTGCCCGTGCGCAAACCCAACAGCGGGGAATACAGACCAGTGCAGGACCTGAGAGAAGTCAATAAGCGGGTGATGGACATACATCCAACCGTTCCTAACTCCTATACTCTCTTGAGCGCCCTCAGCCCAGAAAAACAATGGTATACTGTTCTGGATCTGAAAGATGCTTTTTTCAGCCTACCACTAGCGCCTAAAAGTCAAGAGCTATTTGCATTCGAGTGGACAGATCCAGACAGGGGCATAAATGGCCAACTCACCTGGACCAGACTACCAC GATTCAAAAACTCTCCGACCCTGTTCGACGAGGCTCTACACGAAGATTTGAGTA GACAACACCCAAATATAACTCTCCTGCAGTATGTTGATGATCTCTTGATAGCTGCCGAGACGCCCAAAACCTGCATCCAGGGAACCGAAGGTCTCCTGCGAACTCTGGGAACCTTAGATTACCGCGCCTCAGCAAAAAAGGCTCAGATCTGCAAGTCAGAGGTAACTTACCTGGGTTACTTACTGAAAGGGGGGCAACGCTGGCTAACGGATGCCCGGAAGGAAACCGTCCTTCGTATTCCCAGACCGCAGACACCACGACAGGTGAGGGAATTCCTGGGGTCAGCTGGGTTCTGCAGACTATGGATACCAAGGTTTGCTGAACTAGCAAAACCCTTATACCAGGCAACAAAAGATCACCAGCCCTTTAGTTGGACGGAAGAAGCCGAACAGGCCTTCCAGCAAATCAAAACTGCCCTGCTATCAGTACCTGCCTTGGGACTCCCCGATGTTTCCAAACCCTTCCACCTATATGTAGATGAGAGCCGGGGCATAGCTAAGGTGGTGCTAACCCAACATTTGGGGCCCTGGCACAGGCCAGTCGCTT CTAAGAAGTTAGATCCAGTGGCCGCCGGATGGCCACCCTGTCTCCGGATCATTGCAGCCACTGCCCTGATGGTAAAAGACGCTGATAAGTTGACCATGGGCCAAGAACTACAAGTCACCACCCCGCACGCCATCGGAGGCATCCTCAAACAGCCGCCTGACCGATGGCTGAGCAATGCCCGACTCACTCATTACCAGGGACTGCTACTGAACCCCCACAAGATCatcttcaccccc cccccgacggcCCTGAACCCAGCATCACTGCTGCCAGATCCAGACATGGGGACCCCACTTCATGACTGCAGTGACATACTGGCACAGGTTTATGGGATTCGAGAGGACCTGCAGGATCAGCCATTATCAGACGCAGACGCCATCTGGTTTACCGATGGAAGCAGCTTCGTTCACCAAGGACAAAGGTATGCGGGGGCGGCCATGACTTCAGAGACCGAGGTGGTGTGGGCAGAAGCTCTACCCCCCGGAACCTCGGCCCAGAAGGCTGAGCTAATAGCCTTAACCCAGGCCCTAAAGTTAGGAAGAGATCGCAAGCTAACCGTATACACTGATAGCCGATATGTTTTTGCCACCGCTCATGTACATGGGGCGATACACAGAGAACGGGGGCTCCTCACGGCTGAAGGaaaagacatcaaaaataaagaagagattcTAGCCCTACTAGCAGCCATATGGGAACCCAAAAAGCTAGCAATTGTGCATTGCCCAGGACATCAGAAGACAACCGACCCAGTTTCCCAGGGCAACAATTTGGCCGATCGGACTGCAAAAAACATAGCTCGGCCCCCAGCGCAATTACTGACCCTACAGCTGCCAGATCCCGGACCCCGGGAATTGCCCCCCA AGAAGCTAGGATGGCAGGTTCTAGAGCGGATCCATCACAGCACCCACCTAGGTTCCCGGCGAATGTTAGATTTAATGAGACAGAGTGGACTGAGAATCAAAAATGTCTCCGATAAGGTTGATCAAGTAGTCACTAAATGTACTGTGTGCCAACTCAACAATGCGAGTAGTAATCCTCAGACATCAGGGGCAAGACAAAGAGGGAGCAGACTGGGGACCTATTGGGAAGTAGATTTCACTGAGGTAAAACCAGGAAAATATGGATATAAGTATTTGCTAGTTTTTGTAGATACCTTTTCAGGATGGACCGAAGCCTTTCCAACCAAGAATGAAACGGCGTAGATTGTAGCCAAAAAGATCCTGGAAGAAATCCtgcccaggtatggttttccagTAATGATAGGGTCAGACAATGGACCTGCATTCGTCTCTAAGGTAAGTCAGGGACTGGCTTCCATACTTGGGGTTgattggaaattacattgtgcatACCGACCCCAAAGTTCAGggcaggtagaaagaatgaacagAACATTAAAAGAGACCCTAACCAAATTGACCATGGAGACTGGTGCTAAGTGGGTAGTCCTTCTCCCCTACGCTCTGTTCAGGGTGCATAACTCCCCATACAAACTGGGACTCACACCCTATGAAATAATGCATGGTAGACCACCCCCCATCATCCCTAACCTAAAAGATGACCTTGTCAAAACTGAGAACGATAATGGTCTTGAACTCTTGCTCTCCCTACAAGCCTTGCAGAGGGTCCATGAAGATGTATGGCCCAAATTAAAAGAACTTTATGAGACTGGAGCCCCGCCTATTCCTCATCAATTCTGACCCGGGGATTGGGTCCTCGTCAAACGTCATCGGCA GAGACTCGAACCCAGGTGGAAAGGACCCTTCCAGGTCATCCTGACAACGCCTACGGCCATCAAAGTAGACAGAATCGCCGCCTGGATCCATTACACCCACGCCAAACCGGTGGACCCGTTCTCAGACCTCATCGGACCCTCAAAGACAACCTGGACTGTTGACCGGACTAAGGACAATCCTTTAAAATTGACCCTACGCCACCAACGGACTAAACCGTAA